From a single Marinobacter sp. THAF197a genomic region:
- a CDS encoding condensin complex protein MksE, protein MSDIPHTQETNPGRPVVNRRLSQEAFRKLTAGQVINQTQYVNGQLAPNPLFDELFKERDRYYVEAYANMGMELVQRPGFFYVRSLSEAQNDDDTRDHESTGAIRQIQGVLLVLGRGVLEKGFMFEALTLPDAGISREILENIGNDPIFNQILKACKMDQPLPEAAKVALVDRDIAYFNVKGNLVLAESGKAFFDDLFIEYQSGE, encoded by the coding sequence ATGAGCGACATCCCCCATACTCAAGAAACAAATCCTGGACGGCCGGTCGTGAATCGTCGCTTGAGTCAGGAAGCTTTTCGCAAGTTGACTGCGGGCCAAGTCATCAACCAAACCCAATATGTGAATGGTCAGTTAGCCCCCAACCCTCTGTTCGATGAGCTCTTCAAGGAGCGGGACCGATATTACGTCGAGGCCTACGCCAACATGGGAATGGAATTGGTTCAGCGCCCCGGGTTCTTCTACGTTCGATCTCTATCTGAAGCGCAGAATGATGATGACACCAGGGATCATGAAAGCACTGGCGCCATCCGCCAAATTCAGGGGGTACTATTGGTGCTGGGTCGCGGCGTGCTTGAGAAGGGCTTCATGTTCGAAGCACTAACGCTACCTGATGCCGGCATCTCTCGAGAAATCCTCGAAAACATCGGTAACGATCCGATCTTTAACCAGATTCTTAAGGCATGCAAGATGGATCAACCGCTCCCCGAGGCGGCAAAGGTGGCTCTGGTGGACCGAGATATCGCCTACTTCAACGTGAAAGGGAACCTGGTGCTTGCCGAATCCGGGAAGGCGTTCTTCGACGACCTTTTCATCGAATATCAGTCCGGCGAATAG
- a CDS encoding UvrD-helicase domain-containing protein → MTSRIGKPNTETDTLLHQRLVSDGSRHFVMVAGAGSGKTTSLVKALAQVERTRGPTLRLNGQKIACITYTEVAVEEIRGDVGTDELFHVSTIHSFLWAIIKPFQNDLRNWVRGRLQKKISDEQEKIDKPRTREATKVRSAEAIERYRRQLTEIDSVKNFRYGTGSDYANGVLGHSDILKMGPEFIAGYPLMQTVLTQRFPIIFVDESQDTEPAFVEALRHVARAFPFGFCLGFFGDPVQKIYMQGAGPIPPEDGWELLEKPENFRCPQAVLRVINRIRAEDDGLQQTRGRHIAINGEQVAVEGSARLLILPADDRRQERLENVRRWLAEQDGDEGWLEETDEDSLRMLVLVHRMAAARLGFPALYSALNDKSPEDLSAGLVDGTAWVVRPFISYVLPLVLARREGREFELMCLLRKYCPLLQPDALAYGTAVGLLNDLQVRVDELVAMLQADNGWRIGDVMRFIKENDLMVFDERYVSLIDFYAVTTDPVAEPATENATLRFMQCDASELWGYRKYIEKLSPFATQQGIKGAEFEKVIVVVDDEESRTNTFSYGKYFGVSEPSDTDRANTAAGKDSVIDRTRRLFYVCCSRALSDLAVVVFTEDPVRMRDALIEREFFEPECVKVFD, encoded by the coding sequence ATGACAAGTCGTATCGGTAAACCCAATACGGAAACTGACACGTTACTTCATCAGCGGCTTGTCAGTGACGGGAGCCGGCATTTCGTGATGGTCGCTGGTGCGGGTTCAGGTAAAACCACATCGTTAGTCAAAGCTCTTGCGCAGGTGGAGCGTACTCGGGGACCGACTCTGCGCCTAAACGGGCAGAAGATCGCTTGCATCACCTACACAGAGGTAGCCGTCGAAGAAATTCGAGGTGACGTAGGGACTGACGAGTTGTTTCATGTCTCTACTATCCATAGTTTTCTATGGGCCATTATCAAGCCCTTCCAAAATGACCTCCGGAACTGGGTTCGGGGCCGACTGCAGAAGAAAATTTCTGACGAACAGGAGAAGATCGATAAACCACGAACCAGAGAAGCAACGAAAGTCCGTTCTGCTGAAGCCATAGAACGCTATCGTCGTCAACTTACCGAAATCGATTCGGTAAAGAATTTCCGGTACGGAACTGGCAGTGACTACGCGAATGGTGTCCTCGGCCATAGTGATATCCTGAAGATGGGGCCGGAATTTATCGCAGGATACCCGCTGATGCAGACCGTTTTGACACAGCGCTTTCCGATCATCTTCGTTGACGAAAGCCAAGATACGGAACCGGCCTTTGTAGAGGCTTTGCGCCACGTGGCGCGCGCCTTCCCCTTTGGCTTTTGCCTTGGTTTTTTCGGTGATCCGGTACAGAAAATATATATGCAGGGTGCTGGTCCGATACCACCAGAAGATGGGTGGGAACTTCTTGAAAAGCCCGAAAATTTCAGGTGCCCGCAGGCTGTACTTCGCGTCATTAATCGAATTAGGGCGGAAGACGACGGGCTTCAGCAAACACGGGGACGGCACATTGCTATAAACGGCGAACAGGTTGCTGTCGAAGGGTCGGCTAGATTGTTGATTCTACCTGCAGATGACCGGAGACAGGAGCGGCTGGAAAATGTCCGTCGTTGGCTGGCTGAACAGGACGGTGACGAAGGCTGGCTGGAAGAAACCGACGAGGATTCATTACGGATGTTGGTGCTGGTGCACCGAATGGCAGCGGCGCGGCTGGGATTTCCCGCCCTTTACAGCGCGCTCAATGACAAATCGCCAGAGGACTTAAGTGCCGGTTTGGTTGATGGAACAGCCTGGGTCGTGCGTCCCTTCATTTCCTACGTTTTACCATTGGTCCTTGCGCGGCGCGAAGGGAGAGAGTTCGAACTTATGTGCCTGCTTCGCAAATACTGTCCCCTTTTGCAGCCTGATGCTTTGGCCTATGGAACCGCAGTCGGGCTACTGAATGATCTGCAAGTACGGGTCGACGAGTTGGTTGCCATGTTGCAAGCCGATAACGGTTGGCGCATCGGTGATGTTATGCGTTTTATAAAGGAAAACGATCTGATGGTTTTCGATGAGCGTTACGTCAGTTTGATCGATTTCTACGCAGTCACTACTGATCCAGTTGCCGAACCGGCAACTGAGAACGCCACATTGCGTTTTATGCAGTGCGATGCTTCGGAGCTGTGGGGATACAGAAAGTACATCGAGAAGCTCTCTCCCTTTGCCACTCAGCAGGGGATCAAGGGAGCCGAGTTCGAAAAAGTTATCGTCGTAGTAGATGATGAAGAGAGTCGAACAAATACGTTCTCCTACGGCAAGTATTTCGGTGTTTCGGAGCCATCAGATACCGATCGTGCTAACACTGCTGCGGGTAAAGACTCAGTCATCGATCGAACACGACGCTTGTTCTATGTTTGTTGCTCTCGGGCATTATCCGACCTTGCCGTAGTGGTGTTCACTGAAGACCCAGTGCGGATGCGGGATGCGTTGATCGAAAGAGAATTCTTTGAACCCGAATGCGTCAAAGTCTTCGATTAA
- a CDS encoding ankyrin repeat domain-containing protein gives MATFPSIETVLMEIHQSLGLKQGQTKTKRKFSTGNMRLAEHQAMGERILSEIFDELELDGQARADFMTNLTELGNAFKGLECNTWTFQADERQVLWVLLGYFFTPGIARHTAFWNLHGNLDRGMPRGSFWYLPEPRTTPDGTKIDLPVKQVIDWLADLAGGSIESLSETRIRVKTDRGQDDADTFTRTLYNWRSGTLPFHDKIYQFFPDDLDIPFEGTIEIDTAQPAAHQFDTAVAFLKNRELDVNEDALRRELAMGNDHDVKRIIAGQATKSEKELLVRLVADRYQKPTTKIIRQRLLFARLMQDGYDRILKKLCPGVDKLCSNFEQNKLLQILASYKHIYNLTVEAWRNFRSSGEAAENAWFEEQLEPGDANTLYLSILPSRRKTGNLELAQLLTQLFSLSRPGDELTDIVGSDAPTHAQIVRSRVELLRNQAEEAEAARDLIERARTASPWRTFQKENRFAVMAQVANFAGLSPKARWAATSRMKELADTPEQKIQRILLELGNYLGGQGRKRLPNDACTRVESLLNEAKQNSAYENWRALLLHFEAKHQLAMDDINNASKSFRQALEASDEKAYGTLKGEIALDCLATEVANQRLVPNNHERYYRAMLGWGVFNNRQVLDLYDSAREAADYFWHELYTPYPGIEPMKPVSEQALKDSFGLIMSGDLPGLENWIKDNSRKFSNSLKCVTGDSVLMLWIKLRSHFNDQLPKLRRIAPAEFESELQRVETITITWRQAIKLLASKVEKQLNYADFKGQTPLMLVAEAGDAELVQCFLDAGADPDLQDFEGRSALHAAVKSHDKRTIDALLDHPCITDLSTVDGRSPMHTGAWSGNGYAIDRLIELSPQLAWRRDSHDMTPLELAEKLCEEPDALAYLNQELEKQKRKPVYAKDLEGLISSLENAPMIN, from the coding sequence ATGGCTACCTTCCCTTCGATTGAGACCGTGTTGATGGAAATCCATCAAAGCTTGGGGCTGAAGCAGGGTCAGACGAAGACTAAAAGAAAATTCAGTACCGGAAATATGCGCCTTGCCGAGCACCAGGCAATGGGCGAGCGAATCCTTAGTGAAATATTCGATGAGCTCGAACTTGACGGGCAAGCGCGTGCAGATTTCATGACCAATCTGACGGAGCTCGGCAATGCATTCAAGGGACTGGAGTGCAATACATGGACGTTCCAGGCCGACGAACGACAGGTCCTTTGGGTGCTATTGGGATACTTTTTTACACCCGGTATTGCTCGCCATACGGCCTTCTGGAACCTACACGGTAATTTAGATCGGGGCATGCCTCGCGGAAGCTTTTGGTATCTTCCAGAGCCGCGTACAACGCCTGATGGAACAAAAATAGATCTTCCGGTGAAGCAGGTTATCGACTGGCTGGCGGATCTGGCTGGAGGTTCGATTGAAAGCCTCTCCGAGACTAGAATTCGAGTTAAAACCGATAGGGGGCAAGATGATGCCGATACCTTCACCAGAACCCTATACAACTGGAGAAGCGGTACACTTCCATTCCACGATAAGATCTATCAGTTTTTTCCCGATGACTTGGACATTCCCTTCGAGGGCACGATTGAAATCGACACAGCCCAGCCTGCTGCGCACCAGTTCGACACCGCAGTGGCGTTTTTGAAGAACAGAGAATTAGATGTTAACGAGGATGCTCTCAGGCGAGAGCTTGCAATGGGCAACGATCACGATGTGAAGCGAATAATCGCTGGCCAAGCAACAAAATCTGAAAAGGAGCTTTTGGTGCGTCTGGTCGCAGACCGCTACCAGAAACCAACTACCAAGATCATCCGCCAACGCCTGCTTTTCGCTAGGTTGATGCAAGACGGTTACGACCGAATCCTGAAAAAGCTCTGCCCCGGTGTCGATAAGCTATGTTCTAACTTCGAGCAGAACAAACTGCTGCAAATTCTTGCTAGCTATAAACATATCTACAATCTCACTGTAGAAGCCTGGCGCAACTTTCGAAGCTCTGGCGAGGCAGCAGAAAATGCCTGGTTCGAAGAGCAGCTTGAACCCGGGGACGCAAACACTCTTTACCTGTCCATCCTTCCGTCAAGACGCAAGACCGGGAATCTCGAATTGGCGCAATTGCTGACCCAGTTGTTCTCTTTATCAAGGCCTGGCGATGAACTGACGGACATCGTTGGCAGTGACGCGCCAACTCACGCGCAGATAGTTCGTTCCCGGGTAGAGCTGCTCCGGAACCAAGCAGAGGAAGCAGAAGCCGCTCGAGACCTCATAGAGAGGGCCAGAACAGCCTCACCTTGGCGGACTTTTCAAAAGGAAAACCGTTTCGCCGTCATGGCACAAGTAGCAAACTTCGCGGGACTTTCACCCAAGGCAAGATGGGCTGCGACCTCGAGAATGAAAGAGCTGGCGGACACTCCCGAACAGAAAATTCAGCGGATACTGCTTGAGCTTGGCAACTACCTCGGAGGCCAGGGTAGGAAGAGGTTGCCAAACGACGCCTGTACTCGGGTCGAATCGCTTTTGAATGAAGCCAAGCAAAATTCAGCCTATGAGAATTGGCGGGCACTGTTGCTTCACTTTGAGGCCAAACACCAGCTGGCCATGGACGACATCAACAATGCGTCAAAGAGCTTCCGCCAGGCTCTTGAGGCCTCGGACGAAAAGGCGTACGGAACCCTCAAGGGTGAGATCGCCTTGGATTGCCTGGCCACTGAAGTCGCGAACCAAAGGCTAGTCCCAAATAACCACGAAAGATACTATCGGGCGATGCTTGGCTGGGGCGTCTTCAACAACCGTCAGGTGTTAGACCTCTATGATTCAGCGCGAGAAGCTGCCGATTATTTCTGGCATGAGCTATACACCCCCTACCCCGGCATTGAACCAATGAAGCCCGTTTCCGAGCAAGCCTTGAAAGACTCCTTTGGTCTCATCATGTCTGGCGACTTACCAGGACTGGAAAACTGGATTAAGGATAACTCCCGAAAATTCAGCAATAGCTTGAAATGCGTTACCGGAGATTCGGTTCTGATGCTGTGGATCAAGCTCCGATCACATTTCAATGATCAACTCCCAAAATTACGGCGTATCGCCCCGGCGGAGTTCGAATCAGAGCTGCAACGAGTGGAGACGATAACAATAACTTGGAGACAGGCAATAAAATTGCTCGCAAGCAAGGTCGAAAAGCAGTTGAATTACGCTGATTTCAAGGGCCAAACTCCCTTAATGCTGGTTGCTGAGGCGGGTGATGCGGAATTGGTTCAATGCTTCCTCGACGCTGGTGCAGATCCTGATCTTCAGGATTTTGAAGGAAGGTCCGCCCTTCATGCTGCTGTGAAATCGCACGACAAAAGGACGATCGATGCTTTATTAGATCACCCATGCATCACCGATTTAAGCACTGTGGATGGGCGCTCGCCGATGCACACTGGGGCTTGGTCAGGAAATGGGTATGCAATCGATCGGCTTATCGAGCTATCTCCGCAACTTGCATGGCGAAGAGACTCGCATGACATGACCCCCTTGGAGCTCGCCGAAAAGTTGTGCGAAGAACCAGATGCCCTTGCCTATCTCAACCAAGAACTGGAGAAGCAGAAGCGAAAACCGGTTTATGCAAAGGACTTGGAGGGGCTCATTAGCTCTCTGGAAAACGCCCCTATGATTAATTGA
- a CDS encoding viperin family antiviral radical SAM protein, with product MSLTSHSVPIVVNWHLTEACNFSCRYCYAHWERAESIKDLIREEHQVRALVTELGRFFRSDEAARKFGFHGVNPRLNIAGGEPLLFPSALQTAIHQARRLGIRASLITNGSFLTEELCESLAPGLDMLGVSIDSGKVDTNNLIGRVDSHGRFLNLDSLSRSFEVLRHCNPALAVKLNTVVNRLNWQDDLSNVVDLVEPKKWKILRALPVVDQSTSVTDIQFQAFVARHAAYRSIAVVEDNQDMQESYIMVDPQGRFFQNSPCSAGYQYSQPILEVGAEKAFEQVNFNPERFLSRYSKEAGGIA from the coding sequence ATGAGTCTAACTTCACATTCCGTACCCATCGTAGTCAATTGGCACCTGACTGAAGCATGTAATTTTTCGTGTCGATACTGCTATGCCCATTGGGAGAGGGCGGAAAGCATAAAGGACTTGATCAGAGAGGAGCACCAGGTTCGTGCCTTGGTGACAGAGCTTGGGCGATTCTTTCGTTCTGATGAGGCCGCCAGAAAGTTTGGGTTCCATGGTGTCAATCCGCGTTTGAATATCGCGGGTGGGGAGCCCTTGCTTTTCCCTTCAGCACTCCAAACAGCTATACATCAGGCGCGCCGGCTTGGTATTCGGGCATCTTTGATTACGAACGGCTCCTTTTTGACCGAGGAGCTATGCGAATCACTGGCTCCCGGGCTCGATATGCTCGGGGTTAGTATCGACTCTGGGAAGGTCGACACCAACAACCTAATCGGGAGAGTTGATAGTCACGGCCGGTTCCTGAACCTGGACTCCCTCAGCCGCTCTTTTGAGGTCCTGAGGCATTGCAATCCTGCCTTAGCGGTAAAACTGAATACCGTGGTTAATCGGCTTAACTGGCAGGATGACCTCTCAAACGTTGTTGACTTAGTAGAGCCCAAGAAATGGAAAATTCTCAGGGCGCTGCCGGTTGTTGATCAATCGACTAGCGTGACGGACATTCAGTTCCAGGCTTTTGTTGCGCGGCATGCAGCTTATCGGTCAATCGCAGTGGTTGAGGACAACCAGGACATGCAGGAGTCCTACATAATGGTTGATCCTCAGGGGCGCTTTTTCCAGAACTCTCCATGTTCCGCGGGGTATCAGTACAGTCAGCCTATTCTGGAGGTCGGCGCTGAAAAAGCGTTTGAGCAGGTGAACTTCAATCCTGAACGGTTTCTCTCACGGTATTCGAAGGAAGCCGGGGGCATCGCATGA